In a single window of the Streptomyces sp. NBC_00353 genome:
- a CDS encoding IS630 family transposase, whose product MPERVRVREIDDDEGRRLLRIIRRGAGSVVTWRRAQMVLLSAQGMPVAKIAEVSFTSDDRVRDVIHNFNADGFDSLYPKYSGGRPKTFTLPERREIKKIAKSKPTEHDLPFSTWSLTKLADFLVAEGVVDDISHEGLRILLREEGVSFQRLKTWKTSRDPDYAAKKARVEHLYAIADGEVIPEDGEPEVIFCMDEFGPLNLMPHPGRQWAERGGTHKDPDREPRRRRRATYNRYGGVRHLFAALDLAKDKLYGHIKPVKKRTQFLEFCRYLRSLYPDTVRIAIVADNFSPHLTTKRCQRVGTWAAANNVEIAYTPTNSSWLNRIEAQFTALRYFTLDGTDHADHKEQGSMIRRYIIWRNRHADDQHLQAVVDRANVA is encoded by the coding sequence GTGCCAGAACGAGTGCGTGTCCGAGAGATCGATGATGATGAGGGGCGGCGACTGCTGCGGATTATCCGCAGAGGCGCCGGGTCGGTGGTGACCTGGCGGCGGGCCCAGATGGTGCTGCTGTCCGCGCAGGGCATGCCGGTGGCGAAGATCGCCGAGGTGTCGTTCACCAGCGACGACCGGGTCCGGGACGTGATCCACAACTTCAACGCCGACGGCTTCGACTCTCTGTATCCGAAGTACTCCGGTGGCCGGCCGAAGACGTTCACGCTGCCGGAGCGCCGTGAGATCAAGAAGATCGCGAAGTCGAAGCCGACCGAGCACGACCTGCCGTTCTCGACCTGGAGCCTGACCAAGCTGGCGGACTTCCTGGTCGCCGAGGGGGTGGTCGACGACATCAGCCACGAGGGCCTGCGCATCCTGCTCCGCGAGGAAGGCGTCTCGTTTCAACGCCTGAAGACCTGGAAGACCTCACGCGATCCGGACTACGCGGCCAAGAAAGCGCGGGTCGAGCACCTGTACGCCATCGCCGACGGCGAGGTTATACCCGAGGACGGCGAACCCGAAGTCATCTTCTGCATGGACGAGTTCGGGCCGCTCAACCTGATGCCCCACCCGGGCCGGCAGTGGGCCGAGCGCGGCGGCACACACAAGGACCCCGACCGTGAACCGCGCCGACGGCGACGAGCGACCTACAACCGCTACGGCGGGGTGCGACACCTGTTCGCCGCCCTGGACCTGGCCAAGGACAAGCTCTACGGCCACATCAAACCGGTCAAGAAGCGCACCCAGTTCCTGGAGTTCTGCCGCTACCTGCGCAGCCTCTACCCGGACACCGTCCGGATCGCGATCGTGGCCGACAACTTCTCCCCGCACCTGACCACGAAAAGGTGCCAGCGGGTCGGCACCTGGGCTGCCGCGAACAACGTCGAGATCGCCTACACACCGACCAACTCCTCCTGGCTCAACCGCATCGAGGCCCAGTTCACGGCCCTGCGCTACTTCACTCTGGACGGCACGGACCACGCCGACCACAAGGAACAGGGCAGCATGATCCGCCGCTACATCATCTGGCGAAACCGCCATGCCGACGACCAGCACCTACAAGCCGTCGTCGACAGGGCAAACGTTGCCTGA
- a CDS encoding restriction endonuclease — translation MARRKSLAAQLVQTYRDAQEAKAAAAKRAEAERDRQARAAEREAAQRAKEEARRERERAQAWVRTQKEKEAQRSAESRKAEQIVRDLEKREAARAKEAEQRKRAEARERTAAERRAKQEMSDRLRQEATLKTAEVETQVDRLMSVLHTRPGGLRTLRLRVEEAFSEGGSDGLTGCVEETLSRVVYPDGLRGGRRVAFAPEARELVLEVELPGQVVVPAVTQYRYKASAPAAVVPQPRKEAECKAMYRDLVARLALRAIDEAFTVAPPSLVDVVAFNGHVHAKDRATGKAIRPCLISLRASRDTFEDLVLDEPELDPVQSLHFLNAIVSQHPYDLEPVRPVVTFDLAKYKLAPERDVVAGLDSRPDLVTLDPIEFEHLIRRLFEKIGLKSWVTQASRDDGVDAVAVNEEPLIGGLCIIQAKRSKNAVPAEAVRALAGVMHDKAAAKGIVVTTAWFGKASWDFAHRTGRMELIDGRHLKALLLEHLGIDALIGLPKLPPGWETRDLT, via the coding sequence ATGGCTCGCAGGAAGTCTCTGGCGGCGCAGTTGGTGCAGACATATCGGGATGCGCAGGAGGCGAAGGCCGCTGCTGCCAAGCGGGCCGAGGCAGAGCGTGATCGTCAGGCCCGCGCGGCGGAACGGGAGGCCGCTCAGCGCGCCAAGGAGGAGGCCAGGCGGGAACGTGAGCGGGCCCAGGCCTGGGTCCGTACGCAGAAGGAGAAGGAAGCTCAGCGTTCCGCCGAGTCCCGGAAGGCCGAGCAGATCGTCCGGGATCTGGAGAAGCGTGAGGCAGCCCGGGCCAAGGAGGCTGAGCAGAGGAAGCGGGCCGAAGCGCGTGAGAGGACGGCGGCAGAACGGCGTGCGAAGCAGGAGATGAGCGACCGCCTGCGTCAGGAGGCGACTCTCAAGACAGCTGAGGTCGAGACACAAGTGGATCGCTTGATGTCCGTACTCCACACACGGCCTGGTGGTCTTCGCACGCTCCGACTGCGGGTGGAAGAAGCTTTCAGCGAAGGTGGCTCCGATGGCCTGACCGGCTGCGTGGAGGAGACGCTCAGCAGAGTTGTCTACCCCGACGGTCTTCGCGGTGGGCGTCGCGTGGCTTTCGCGCCGGAAGCGAGGGAGTTGGTCCTGGAAGTCGAACTGCCTGGCCAGGTGGTAGTGCCGGCTGTCACGCAGTACCGGTACAAGGCATCCGCACCTGCGGCAGTGGTGCCGCAGCCACGGAAAGAGGCCGAGTGCAAGGCCATGTATAGAGACCTCGTCGCACGGCTCGCTTTGAGGGCCATCGACGAGGCCTTCACGGTGGCCCCGCCCTCACTGGTCGACGTGGTGGCGTTCAACGGGCACGTCCACGCCAAGGACCGCGCCACCGGGAAAGCCATCCGGCCCTGTCTGATCAGTCTGAGGGCGAGCCGGGACACGTTCGAGGACCTCGTCCTGGACGAGCCGGAACTCGACCCGGTTCAGAGCCTGCACTTCCTCAACGCCATCGTCTCCCAGCACCCCTACGACCTGGAACCCGTCCGGCCCGTGGTCACCTTCGACCTCGCCAAGTACAAATTGGCTCCTGAGCGCGATGTCGTCGCCGGGCTGGACAGCCGGCCCGACCTCGTCACGCTGGATCCCATCGAGTTCGAGCACCTCATCCGGCGTCTCTTCGAGAAGATCGGCCTCAAGTCCTGGGTCACCCAGGCCTCCCGCGACGACGGAGTCGATGCCGTGGCCGTCAACGAGGAACCCCTCATCGGCGGCCTGTGCATCATCCAGGCCAAACGCTCCAAGAACGCCGTGCCCGCCGAAGCCGTACGCGCACTCGCCGGCGTCATGCACGACAAAGCCGCCGCCAAAGGCATCGTCGTCACCACCGCATGGTTCGGCAAAGCCAGCTGGGACTTCGCCCACCGCACCGGCCGCATGGAACTCATCGACGGCCGCCACCTCAAAGCCCTCCTCCTCGAGCACCTCGGCATCGACGCACTCATTGGCCTGCCCAAACTCCCACCCGGTTGGGAAACCCGCGACCTCACCTGA
- a CDS encoding VOC family protein gives MLAVWHFSFTVSDLDAAVAFYVDALGCTCVHRQEQSNEYTRKLVAYPDAHLRIAQLRIGEGVQVSGHHLELVQYLAPRGERGDRNIANPGAAHLAFAVADIEAEYARLSALGVRFFSTPNLITDGVNKGGGTVYFYGPDDIVHELVQPPHRTTPLP, from the coding sequence ATGCTGGCTGTCTGGCACTTCAGCTTCACCGTCTCCGACCTCGATGCGGCCGTCGCCTTCTACGTCGACGCCCTCGGATGTACCTGTGTTCACCGGCAGGAGCAGAGCAACGAGTACACCCGAAAGCTCGTCGCCTACCCCGACGCGCATCTGCGCATCGCCCAGCTGCGAATCGGCGAGGGCGTGCAGGTGTCCGGACACCACCTCGAACTCGTGCAGTACCTTGCACCGCGCGGTGAACGCGGCGACCGCAACATCGCCAATCCCGGTGCGGCTCATCTCGCGTTCGCCGTCGCTGACATCGAAGCCGAGTACGCCCGGCTCAGTGCACTCGGCGTACGGTTCTTCTCCACCCCGAACCTGATCACCGACGGTGTGAACAAGGGCGGAGGCACGGTCTACTTCTACGGGCCGGACGACATCGTGCACGAACTCGTTCAGCCACCCCACCGCACAACGCCCTTGCCGTGA
- a CDS encoding BlaI/MecI/CopY family transcriptional regulator, protein MCGPAIALTVSCRSRLNEPRSATEISAALTQAHPDRGVKTTAVRTTLEGLVAKSQAQRTKQGPSVFYTATAASEAAAAGSQQEAVAG, encoded by the coding sequence ATGTGCGGCCCTGCCATAGCTCTGACTGTCTCCTGCAGATCGCGCCTGAACGAGCCGCGGTCCGCCACCGAGATCTCCGCCGCGCTCACTCAGGCCCACCCTGACCGCGGCGTCAAGACCACCGCGGTGCGTACCACCCTCGAAGGACTGGTCGCCAAGAGCCAGGCTCAGCGCACCAAGCAGGGCCCGTCCGTCTTCTACACCGCGACGGCCGCCTCGGAGGCTGCTGCGGCCGGCTCCCAGCAGGAGGCAGTGGCCGGCTGA
- a CDS encoding Gfo/Idh/MocA family protein codes for MLELFAPIAAACDLTVAEQDKRPIAIVGAGVIVDVAHLPAYRRAGLDVVGIYDLNADRAAQVAARHGVEKVYRSLDELLLDERVEVVDIAVAPQAQPAVVRQALRAGKHLLCQKPFAPDEETGKELVALARKLDLQIAVNQQLRFDEGIAAARAMVRAGWIGHPTAMSVTVNIATDWTAWEWLLTTDRLEIMFHSIHYLDAIRSILGDPVRVFCTGSRTPGQLPKGETRTMSTLVYPGDVRALVHVTHENRTGDPEALFRIDGSEGSIKGTLGLLYNYPDGRPDTLEVNSRILPTDGWLPYPVTTRWIPDAFAGPMGSLLKAISTGSTPETTASDNLHTLRLLHALYDSMDTGESRALESS; via the coding sequence ATGCTTGAGCTGTTTGCTCCGATCGCGGCGGCCTGCGACCTCACTGTCGCGGAGCAGGACAAGCGCCCGATCGCCATCGTCGGTGCGGGAGTCATCGTGGACGTCGCGCACCTGCCCGCCTACCGTCGCGCCGGACTCGACGTAGTCGGCATCTACGATCTCAATGCCGACCGTGCGGCCCAGGTCGCGGCCCGTCACGGCGTGGAGAAGGTCTACCGGTCGCTGGATGAGCTCCTCCTCGACGAGCGTGTAGAGGTCGTCGACATTGCAGTTGCCCCGCAGGCACAACCTGCTGTCGTCCGTCAGGCATTGCGCGCGGGTAAGCACCTGCTGTGCCAAAAGCCGTTCGCCCCGGACGAGGAAACGGGCAAGGAACTCGTCGCGCTGGCCCGCAAACTCGACCTTCAGATCGCGGTCAACCAGCAGCTGCGCTTCGACGAGGGCATCGCCGCTGCCCGCGCCATGGTACGGGCGGGATGGATCGGCCACCCCACCGCCATGTCCGTCACGGTCAACATCGCCACCGACTGGACCGCTTGGGAATGGCTGCTCACGACCGACCGGCTGGAGATCATGTTCCACTCCATCCACTACCTCGACGCCATCCGCTCCATTCTGGGCGATCCTGTACGCGTGTTCTGCACCGGCAGCCGCACCCCCGGCCAGCTTCCGAAGGGCGAGACGCGAACGATGAGCACACTTGTATATCCTGGCGACGTGCGCGCGCTCGTACACGTCACACATGAGAACAGGACCGGAGACCCGGAAGCCTTGTTTCGCATCGACGGCAGCGAGGGCAGCATCAAGGGCACACTCGGTCTGCTCTACAACTACCCCGACGGGCGCCCAGACACCCTGGAAGTCAACAGCCGCATACTTCCCACCGACGGCTGGCTGCCCTACCCGGTCACGACGCGATGGATACCGGACGCCTTCGCCGGCCCGATGGGCTCGCTGCTCAAGGCGATCAGCACCGGATCCACCCCCGAGACCACAGCCAGCGACAACCTGCACACCCTGCGTCTGCTCCACGCCCTCTACGATTCGATGGACACCGGCGAGAGCCGGGCGCTGGAGAGTTCATGA
- a CDS encoding extracellular solute-binding protein gives MPETTPLVLLGRKFDGFERALTAQFRAIPDVSARFELVEIGDLEDKVLHGDGATSGANDVLMLITDWLPALIESGRLLPLDEHFAAAPPQGWPDAWVPSLRELQRGPDGKTYGIAYHDGPMMQLYRTDLYGDPKEQAGFAERFGYPLAPATNWSQMHDQAIWFNRPDEGLYGTVQAGFPDEHNNVYDFLTHLWSRGGELIDGSGRSGLDRTPALEAIDYLHDLWHVSRVVDPAAADWDSVASGVHFAAGEAAMMVNWCGFAALSADPQSPTHGLVGCAPVPGGEGPDGSTVTMNAYWVLTVASGTSDPDRAIDLIRRLATHEMDVRTAIGGGSATRRDSWAATEVQAIAPYYGVLEQAHAHARSVPVDSRWPVIAGILNEMMRAVVVDASGRRALEQAHARLNEFLAGTKDAG, from the coding sequence ATGCCTGAGACCACACCACTGGTGCTTTTGGGTCGCAAATTCGACGGCTTCGAGCGGGCACTCACCGCACAGTTCCGAGCGATACCCGACGTGTCCGCACGATTCGAGCTGGTGGAGATCGGTGACCTGGAGGACAAGGTCCTGCACGGGGACGGCGCCACCTCCGGTGCCAACGACGTACTGATGTTGATCACCGACTGGCTGCCCGCGCTGATCGAATCGGGTCGACTGCTTCCGCTCGACGAGCATTTCGCTGCGGCTCCGCCGCAGGGATGGCCGGACGCGTGGGTTCCGTCACTGCGAGAGCTGCAGCGCGGTCCCGACGGCAAGACGTACGGCATCGCGTACCACGACGGTCCGATGATGCAGCTCTACCGCACCGACCTGTACGGCGACCCCAAGGAACAGGCCGGGTTTGCCGAACGATTCGGATATCCGTTGGCCCCGGCCACCAACTGGTCGCAGATGCACGACCAGGCGATCTGGTTCAACCGACCCGACGAGGGCCTCTACGGTACCGTCCAGGCGGGCTTTCCTGACGAGCACAACAACGTCTACGACTTCCTGACACATCTGTGGAGCCGCGGCGGTGAACTGATCGACGGCTCGGGCCGGTCCGGGCTCGACCGGACCCCAGCCCTCGAAGCCATCGACTACCTGCACGATCTGTGGCATGTGAGCCGGGTGGTCGACCCCGCAGCCGCGGACTGGGACAGCGTCGCCTCCGGTGTGCATTTTGCCGCCGGAGAAGCGGCGATGATGGTCAACTGGTGCGGCTTCGCGGCCCTTTCCGCAGATCCTCAGTCCCCCACCCACGGGCTGGTCGGCTGCGCGCCGGTACCGGGCGGCGAAGGCCCGGACGGCTCCACCGTGACCATGAACGCCTACTGGGTACTCACCGTGGCGTCCGGCACCTCCGACCCCGACCGGGCGATCGACCTGATCCGGCGGCTGGCCACGCACGAGATGGACGTACGCACCGCGATCGGCGGAGGCTCGGCAACCCGGCGCGATTCCTGGGCCGCCACGGAGGTCCAGGCGATTGCACCGTACTACGGGGTCCTCGAGCAGGCACATGCGCACGCCCGGTCCGTGCCGGTTGACTCACGCTGGCCGGTCATCGCGGGCATCCTCAACGAGATGATGCGTGCTGTCGTCGTGGACGCGTCCGGCCGCCGCGCACTGGAGCAGGCACACGCGCGGTTGAACGAGTTCCTCGCCGGCACGAAGGACGCAGGATGA
- a CDS encoding helix-turn-helix domain-containing protein, translated as MLLTTGQAAEELGCAVTTFRRLVNAGVLPGLSRRGVRVMTPLWVVQALQERPHAPLHHLDAKELGVLRVDVARRVGDTDRQWIGYASALGPEDLLRSLKGWWRCDAASVAAGGVLPVTLSGYVVAVLTGLDTWERGEGGRHAFPDAVLAGYLTDLATPVKHLTAPQQTDRDVADLLLGTRLTSHSGGAIAYVATGNRSAN; from the coding sequence ATGCTGCTCACGACGGGACAGGCCGCCGAGGAACTGGGCTGCGCAGTCACCACCTTCCGTCGCCTCGTCAATGCAGGCGTGCTTCCCGGTCTCTCCCGCCGCGGCGTCCGTGTGATGACGCCTCTCTGGGTCGTTCAAGCCCTGCAGGAACGCCCCCACGCCCCCTTGCACCACCTGGATGCCAAAGAACTCGGGGTGCTGCGCGTCGACGTGGCACGCCGAGTCGGCGACACCGACCGGCAGTGGATCGGATACGCATCTGCCCTCGGCCCCGAGGATCTCCTCAGGAGCCTGAAAGGCTGGTGGCGCTGCGACGCCGCCAGTGTGGCCGCCGGGGGAGTGCTGCCGGTGACTCTGTCGGGGTACGTCGTGGCCGTCCTGACCGGCTTGGACACCTGGGAGAGAGGTGAGGGCGGACGACACGCATTCCCGGACGCAGTCCTCGCCGGATACCTCACCGACCTGGCCACACCCGTCAAGCACCTGACCGCACCGCAGCAAACCGACCGTGACGTGGCGGACCTCCTCCTGGGCACCCGCCTCACTTCGCACTCGGGCGGCGCCATCGCGTACGTCGCAACCGGTAACCGTTCCGCCAACTGA
- a CDS encoding helix-turn-helix domain containing protein has product MPPRARRRTPEPQLNEAARLADQLQAHGYTKRDIARIINRDPSLVSQFYTKHKGAAFVPALTHVLAAVQTAGITDTTELATLAARHITRRTTATGTRARVRTKAVLITPTGTGTGRAGAQAIASGSARLRPLIAEAANQGLRMAFTVRMAKTSYLHASGSRTDSPGIRRDVIQRADHTEERSYGSATTGGFDAADFAHRVDQAGGDVTSAVHQWLVQNGRIHPDAHITHLEIRTWRPR; this is encoded by the coding sequence ATGCCACCCCGTGCTCGACGCCGGACCCCGGAACCACAACTCAACGAAGCAGCCCGACTCGCCGACCAGCTCCAGGCCCACGGCTACACCAAACGCGACATCGCCCGCATCATCAACCGAGACCCCTCCCTCGTCTCCCAGTTCTATACAAAACACAAAGGCGCAGCCTTCGTCCCCGCCCTCACCCACGTCCTCGCCGCCGTGCAAACCGCGGGCATCACCGACACCACGGAACTCGCCACCCTCGCCGCACGACACATCACCCGCCGCACCACCGCCACGGGCACCAGAGCCCGCGTCCGCACCAAAGCCGTCCTCATCACCCCCACCGGAACCGGCACCGGCCGCGCCGGCGCACAAGCCATCGCCTCCGGTTCCGCCCGCCTCCGCCCACTCATCGCAGAAGCCGCCAACCAAGGCCTCCGCATGGCCTTCACCGTCCGCATGGCCAAGACCAGCTACCTCCACGCCTCCGGCAGTCGCACCGACTCACCCGGCATCCGCCGCGACGTCATCCAACGCGCCGACCACACCGAAGAACGCTCCTACGGCTCCGCCACCACCGGCGGCTTCGATGCCGCAGACTTCGCCCACCGCGTGGACCAAGCAGGCGGCGACGTCACCTCAGCCGTCCACCAATGGCTCGTCCAAAACGGGCGCATCCACCCCGACGCCCACATCACCCACCTCGAGATCCGCACCTGGCGCCCCCGCTGA
- a CDS encoding LacI family DNA-binding transcriptional regulator produces MTTKPSPGGRQARVTLADVAAHVGVDPSVVSRVINGDPRLSVRPETRERVVAAIKQLRYRPNAAGRSLRTARAGMLGLFIPDFANPVYAEIIKGAQAAAATLGYVLVTGSATGDKPGTRQYIDLLGQGRVDGLLLAGTDTDKALIDRLNDVAMPWLLVNRRASWARRCVILDDERAGDLAVEHLAALGHRRIAHLAGPTGEDTALRRRAGYLAAMERNGLPHEDGLIVHADYAHAGGAMAMAALLALDEPPTAVFVANVASAIGALHAAHAAGVEVPRDLSVVAVHDLPLASYLTPPLTTVRMPLEDLGRRAVELLAGSSPDDPIEEIVDDAVELIVRGSSARAPRRRGKKP; encoded by the coding sequence ATGACTACGAAGCCCTCGCCTGGCGGTCGTCAAGCGCGCGTGACCCTGGCGGACGTGGCGGCGCATGTGGGAGTCGACCCTTCGGTGGTCTCTCGCGTCATCAACGGCGACCCACGCCTGTCCGTTCGGCCCGAGACACGCGAGCGCGTGGTCGCCGCCATCAAGCAACTCCGCTACCGCCCGAACGCCGCCGGCCGCAGCCTACGGACCGCGCGAGCAGGCATGCTCGGACTGTTCATCCCGGATTTCGCCAACCCTGTCTACGCCGAGATCATCAAGGGCGCTCAGGCAGCGGCTGCGACGCTCGGATATGTCTTGGTCACCGGCAGCGCTACGGGCGACAAGCCCGGGACACGCCAGTACATCGACCTGCTCGGCCAGGGCCGGGTTGACGGGCTCCTACTGGCAGGAACCGACACCGACAAAGCGCTGATCGACAGACTCAACGACGTCGCAATGCCCTGGCTCCTCGTCAACCGGCGAGCAAGCTGGGCGCGACGTTGCGTCATTCTCGATGACGAGCGCGCCGGTGACCTAGCAGTCGAACACCTGGCGGCGCTCGGGCACCGCCGCATCGCACACCTGGCCGGCCCGACCGGGGAAGACACCGCCCTACGCCGCCGCGCCGGCTATCTCGCCGCGATGGAACGAAACGGGTTGCCTCACGAGGACGGACTCATCGTCCACGCCGACTACGCCCACGCCGGCGGCGCTATGGCCATGGCCGCGCTACTCGCGCTCGACGAGCCTCCAACCGCAGTGTTCGTGGCCAACGTTGCATCGGCCATCGGCGCCCTCCACGCCGCCCACGCCGCGGGCGTCGAGGTGCCCCGCGACCTGTCGGTGGTGGCGGTACACGACCTCCCGCTGGCCAGCTATCTCACACCGCCGCTCACCACCGTGCGGATGCCGCTGGAGGACCTCGGCCGACGCGCTGTCGAACTTCTGGCAGGCAGCAGTCCTGACGACCCCATCGAGGAGATCGTGGACGACGCGGTCGAGCTGATCGTGCGCGGCTCAAGCGCACGCGCCCCACGACGCCGCGGGAAGAAGCCCTAG
- a CDS encoding ABC transporter permease: MNYGTKTGESRTRQLSTAALRRALSPRSAGVVYALGALVAALTITSSVQGRPAYLSAVNISNILDQSALIGILAIFMTVVLISGNFDLSIASTAALSGTIALDLVDQHGVAVALVAALLAGIAVGLVNAVLVQKVGVNAFIVTLGTLTAVRGVVQVILDGQSITATDTSFHTFETARLAPDRSVALAVGVVLVAVAAAVGAYGRNKNRPVGTVVAVAVAGFAVLAVSLFQPDLLNQTVPVWIMLALTVVTSAVLRYTVVGRNLYAVGGNAEAARLSGINVDRYKMSAFVLNGAMAALVGVLFAGKFNSVDPTVLTGGELTVIAAAVLGGTSLFGGSGFVAKSVVGTLILFTLSNGFNVLNIGSNYQNVVQGGVLIAASALYTATSSRGQSFLRSRWSAWRGSSSQAASTQEEAAPIALPETSLVE, translated from the coding sequence GTGAATTACGGTACCAAAACCGGCGAGAGCCGTACCCGACAGCTGAGCACCGCCGCCCTGCGTCGCGCGCTATCGCCGCGCTCTGCGGGAGTGGTCTACGCCCTCGGAGCCCTGGTAGCGGCGCTGACCATAACCTCGTCGGTGCAGGGCCGACCCGCCTACCTCAGCGCCGTCAACATCAGCAACATCCTCGACCAGTCAGCGCTGATCGGCATCCTTGCGATCTTCATGACGGTTGTGCTGATCAGCGGCAACTTCGACCTGTCCATCGCGTCCACCGCCGCGTTGTCGGGAACGATCGCGCTGGACCTTGTCGACCAGCACGGCGTTGCCGTGGCGCTGGTTGCGGCGCTGCTGGCCGGGATCGCGGTGGGGCTGGTCAACGCCGTGCTGGTGCAGAAGGTCGGCGTCAACGCGTTCATCGTCACGCTCGGAACACTCACTGCCGTGCGCGGCGTCGTGCAGGTGATCCTCGACGGACAGAGCATCACGGCCACCGACACCTCCTTCCACACCTTCGAGACAGCACGACTGGCACCAGACCGGTCTGTCGCCCTCGCCGTCGGCGTCGTCCTCGTGGCCGTGGCCGCAGCGGTCGGCGCCTACGGCAGGAACAAGAACAGGCCGGTTGGGACCGTGGTGGCCGTCGCCGTGGCCGGCTTCGCAGTGCTGGCCGTGAGCCTGTTCCAGCCCGACCTGCTCAACCAGACCGTGCCTGTGTGGATCATGCTGGCTCTGACCGTCGTTACCAGTGCGGTGCTGCGCTACACGGTGGTCGGCCGGAACCTCTACGCCGTGGGCGGCAACGCGGAGGCGGCCCGCCTGTCCGGGATCAATGTCGACCGCTACAAGATGTCCGCGTTCGTGCTCAACGGGGCCATGGCAGCTCTGGTAGGGGTGCTGTTCGCGGGCAAGTTCAACTCGGTCGACCCCACCGTGCTCACCGGTGGTGAGCTGACCGTCATCGCCGCCGCTGTTCTCGGCGGAACCTCCCTGTTCGGCGGTTCCGGATTCGTGGCGAAGTCCGTGGTCGGAACTTTGATCCTCTTCACCTTGAGCAACGGCTTCAACGTCCTCAACATCGGCTCCAACTACCAGAATGTCGTGCAGGGCGGCGTCCTGATCGCGGCTTCGGCGCTCTACACAGCCACCTCCTCGCGCGGGCAATCCTTCCTTCGCTCACGCTGGTCTGCGTGGCGCGGCAGCAGCTCGCAGGCGGCCTCGACGCAAGAGGAGGCCGCACCGATCGCCCTGCCGGAAACCAGCCTGGTCGAGTGA
- a CDS encoding SDR family NAD(P)-dependent oxidoreductase, producing MSGRAPVAVVTGAAAGIGAATAEKLVGAGYSVALWDIDEAGSAALAARLTDQGGRTVPVLTDVADPSSVREALAVTREALGTPTAVVCAAGIMAPQPFLKLSAETWNRTLRVNLTGTFTVLQACATAMTEDGLPGAMAAVASVAARGPRADAADYAASKAGVVSVVRSAAVALAPHGIRVNAVCPGVVDTPMTAHNTQERAKLQGIPEEQITKTLVTKVALGRMAAAHEIAAVVARLLGDEFGYVTGQALNVCGGLEFD from the coding sequence ATGAGCGGGAGAGCCCCCGTCGCGGTCGTGACCGGTGCGGCCGCAGGCATTGGTGCGGCAACGGCCGAGAAACTCGTCGGCGCCGGCTACTCCGTAGCCCTGTGGGATATCGACGAAGCCGGCTCGGCCGCCCTTGCCGCACGCCTCACGGACCAGGGCGGGCGCACGGTCCCAGTGCTGACCGATGTCGCGGACCCCTCATCCGTAAGGGAAGCGCTCGCCGTCACCCGTGAGGCCCTGGGCACGCCCACGGCAGTGGTCTGCGCCGCTGGCATCATGGCGCCGCAGCCGTTCCTCAAACTGTCCGCCGAGACCTGGAACCGCACACTGCGCGTCAACCTCACAGGTACGTTCACGGTGTTGCAGGCCTGTGCCACAGCGATGACCGAGGACGGTCTGCCAGGAGCCATGGCGGCGGTGGCGAGCGTCGCGGCCCGCGGGCCTCGCGCCGATGCTGCCGACTATGCGGCCAGCAAGGCCGGCGTGGTCAGCGTCGTGCGGTCGGCAGCCGTCGCACTCGCTCCGCACGGCATCCGTGTCAACGCCGTCTGCCCCGGCGTGGTCGACACCCCGATGACCGCACATAACACTCAGGAACGTGCCAAGCTCCAAGGCATTCCCGAGGAGCAGATCACCAAGACTCTTGTCACGAAAGTGGCGCTGGGCCGGATGGCCGCCGCACACGAAATAGCCGCCGTCGTGGCCCGCCTGCTCGGGGACGAGTTCGGCTACGTCACCGGGCAGGCGCTCAACGTCTGCGGCGGCCTGGAATTCGACTGA
- a CDS encoding muconolactone Delta-isomerase has protein sequence MEFLVRLETQLPATMSPAERNALLERESAQGRELRRDGVIKAIWRLPGRLANVGIWTVDGAEALHSALASLPAWPWMTVTVTTLAAHPLMSDETQQSSPGARPPAEVPQKSACRILPGQSACCDSR, from the coding sequence ATGGAGTTCCTCGTGCGGTTGGAAACCCAGCTCCCTGCGACGATGTCCCCGGCGGAGCGCAACGCGCTGCTGGAGCGCGAGTCCGCACAGGGACGCGAGCTGCGCCGGGATGGTGTCATCAAAGCGATTTGGCGGCTTCCGGGCCGCCTCGCCAACGTCGGTATCTGGACGGTTGACGGCGCCGAGGCCTTGCACTCGGCCCTCGCCAGTCTCCCGGCCTGGCCCTGGATGACAGTCACGGTCACCACCCTGGCCGCCCACCCACTGATGTCCGACGAGACGCAGCAGTCGTCTCCCGGCGCCAGGCCGCCTGCCGAGGTTCCGCAGAAGTCCGCTTGCCGCATCCTCCCTGGTCAGTCCGCATGCTGTGACTCTAGGTGA